ggtacaaggggagaggtgtgggtgaagggagagtacaaggggaaggggtgcagcgAAGGAGCAATGGGGGAGGTACAAGTGGAGGGGATGTGAGCGGGATGAGGGGTACAAGGactgagaggggcaggcgctgacagctgcttccccagccctgtgcaggcagagccgagaggacagacactgacccccaggtgcctgAGCCGCGGGGGTCCCCCGGCAGGGCAGTATCCCCcgctcggagccgggctctgcctctccccgtccagggcaggcagcgcggggctgaggcgggggaggtgcgcggcgggctgggtctgggggcaggagggggcggcggcagctccctggcagctcgggctgcccagccactcgccctatcagcgcgcgagccgggatctgcgccccctgcccagcccggtggcgccctgcacagcccactcgggcggggaaacgccacactgccctggggagactcagagcagcagcggcagcaggacccctcctccctccctgcatcccgggccccacttccctccctccccggctcctcacacccaggctggactgcagttcaggctgcccggcCACTGGAGAGGCAGAGCatcatcccccggagctgagcccctctcgccgccacagcccgggctcagctccgggggatgatgctccagctctccagcggcagggcagcctgaactgcagtCCAGCCTGTGCGACTCCGGCTGCCATGAGCGCCATCTAGTGACTGCAGCCAGAACTGCAGTGTCCGTTCCAACTCAGCCTGAAACCCTCAGCTGACAGGGAACATcttggttcagggccggctcccggctttttgtgccgcaagaaaaaaaaaagggggcgggggggctggagtgccgccccttggaaagtgctgctccaagcacatgcttggagcgctggtgcctagagccggtcctgctagTGTTGGAAGCTCAGATGTTCTCCAGCATAACTTCATCCTCAGTCCTGGGAGAATGAATAAGAGTGCTGAACTCATCAGCATTCTTACATGGAGGGTTCACTGTGCAACAGAGAGGATTCAAGAATGTAGGCAGTGACTAGGATTGGAGGCTGTACCCTGGCCTTTCCACACAGATCCCTTGAGCCATGGTTTTAGTTTCTGtggctggaagggagggagacgAACCTCACTCAGATGGAATCATTCAAAAGATACTGACTGGAAATTTGTGGGATGTCCCATCCTCCATGTGGATTTTCAGGGAATAATCTGCCCCAGGAAAAAAAGACAGTAAGATTCAATGTGTTTTGACTGGAAATTTGATACAGGATCTGTTAGATGAGTAGAATGACTAAAAAAGATTAGCATGTACTTCCAAGATCTATAATGAACGGCACTGCCTAAAGGAAATGTAACCAAGAGATGTATCTGCCTATTAAtctctgagagacaaggtgggtgaggtaatatcttttattggaccaacttctgttggtgaaagagacaaactttcaagctacacagcgtcacagctaaatacaaaatggaacagattgtttagcataagtagtcctccttgtatttagctgtaacactctgcatacctttcctagacctgaagaagagctctgtgcagctcaaaagcttgtctctttcaccagtggAATTTGGTCCGATAaatccaccttctctctccaatatcctgggatcaTGAAACATGTTTTGACCATCACTGCATTATCATATCCCGCAATGCTGCATGTAGATAAGTCCTTGCTTTGTGGAACACACTGAATGAGCTATGGCATCATTATGAACTTTTAATTTGTAACAAAAATTAATAATGTACTTTTTAATAGGTAAAGAAGACTGGCCTGGTCATagtgaaaaatataaaaatggttGGTCTACATTGCTCCAGCGCAGACTTACATGCTGGTCAAATTGCTCTGATTAAACATGGATCAAGGCTTAAAAACTGTGATCTTTATTTTTCCAGAAAACCATGTTCAACTTGTTTAAAAATGATTGTAAATGGTAAGTTACAGACTGTAGTATGGAAAGGGTAAACATGTTAATTTAGATGTTTTGCTACTTATGACTGACTGACTATACAGAAAACTCATACTCCCTGGGGATTGCCCCAGTACTGTATGTAAATGTTTACCTCATTGGTTTGCATAGTAAGCCTTGATATTTTCATTAGGGGAAACCAGTATTAAATGTCTCTATTCTACAGTTGGTGATTCAGGAAGTGGGACTCTTTCCACTGAGCCAGTAGCCACTCAGTGTCTCAGGTACTGTTAGGTGGCACTATTGTGTTCATTACTTGAACATAAAACTTAGGCCTTTGACCACTGACATTCTCATGACACTTTGCAAGGGTAGCAGTGTTAGCCTGGGAGTCCTGGTTAGTTTTATCCCAGGTAGTTGCATTCTGCTTGCCTACCTGTAATTTTACCAGAAGATCCAATTGCATGCTAAGTATTAACGGCAGCAAAGAGGAATGTGAGTTGGTGTGGAATTCAGATGCAGttctttgaaattccttttccatTTAAGATGAAGACCAAGTGCATTTCACAGATCACGTTCTTCGTCTTTGTGTGGTGTGGACTGACTGCACTGTTCTTCAGCAACCCTTGCTTTTCACCACCTAGAGCACCACTAACAGTAGCTGTTTTTTTGTTATGCACTGGCAATGTAGTCAGGTGGTACAAGACACAAAAGTAatgagtccctgccctgaggagcttacaatctagaaaACAATCAGCTTCAGTCTATTGGAGATGGTGCATCTTGGCCTTTTGGTTGCCAGAACTGTAAAAGCATAATAGAAGCAAAACTAGCTAATCTAAGACACAATAACCCCTTGATGCTGATATTTGCCAGCACATATGCTCAAATACAGTTTGAAGAATACCCACTCCTTGTTGTTAAAGGGGTCAAAATGCAGTATTCTATGGTAATGTTTTAAAGTTAAGgttatgaaaaatgtttttaacacCAGTGTTTGCACACTTCCTGTTAACCATGTGTATCTTCTGTTTCAGCTGGAGTGAACAGAATTTCTTATTGGCCTGCAGATCCTGAAATAAGTTTGCAGAATGAAGCCTCCAACCCTACTAGTACTGAAGATGCAAAGCTAGATGCCAAAGCAGTAGAAAGATTGAAGTCAAATAGTCGAGCTCGTGTGTGTCTCTTGCTTCAGCCTTTAGTGTGTGATATGGTGCAGTTTGTAGAAGAAACCTCTTACAAGTGTGATTTCATTCAAAAAATTGCAAAAAGTCTTTCTGGGAATAACGCTGACTTTTATACTGAGTGTAGACAAGAAAGAATAAAGGAGTATGAACGTTTATTCCTAATTTCAAATGAAGAAATGCACAAGCAAATATTGATGACTATGGGTCTGGAGAACCTCTGTGAAAATCCGTATTTTAGCAATCTTAGGCAAAATATGAAAGATCTTATCCTGCTTTTGGCCACAGTAGCTGCCAGTGTCCCTACCTTTGGCCATTTTGGATTTTATTGTAATGGATCACAGCAGACAAATGACATGCACCATCAAAGCTTGCCCCAAGAAATTGCAAGGCACTGTATGATACAAGCCAGGTTACTGGCGTACCGAACTGGTGAGTTTCTATGTGAATGGGAGAAAAGCCAGTCTTGTGGTGATCATGGGACTAGAAGTCAGGAGCCCTGGTTACATTCCTGGCAGTGCCAAACACTTCCcatctgaccttgggcaaggtacttacctgctctgtgcctcagttcctacatctgtaaagtgggggtaCCACTTAGAGTACCTCACAAGGGGCcttcattaatgtttgcaagGGGCTTTGAGCTCTTCAGATGGAAAGAGCTCTCACCGTGCAATTATCCTACACTGGCAAAGCCTCAGCCAGCGTGTGCACCCCCTATCTCAAAGATTACAACGTTATTTAATTTATTGGAGCCCCTGCAAGATCTTTTATATACGAACACCTTTTTGTCAACAAGTGACACCTAGTGATCAGTTGGCATTGTGGTAAGCACTTAATACACTTAAATAGAAAATAATAGTAAACAGAAATAGAGATGCTGTTCCATATCTGTTCATTACCCACCAGCAGAATACTAGTTAGTTTTGTATAACAGCATTTTCCTATTCCCATTGTTTAGTAGTGATAGTCATTATACACTTGACAACTGACCGTTTCCTGCTTGCAAAGATTCTGGAGTTTTGAAGAACAGAATACTTTTTTTTTGTAGAGGACAGAGGCTATGAATTGACTTTGGTCTACTTTTGATACCAATGATTTCTAATCCCTTTATTCTCTAGTTAATTAAATAATGGCAGACTTGTGCAAATTCCCCTATTAGAAACTAAAATTCTTTGCGCTATTATGCAGGACTCTGAGAAAAAATATATACTCTACATGATAACCCTTAGGAAACTTAAAATTGACAATACTTTCCTTACTCATTTTTTGCTTCCTCCATGTTGGTTAGTTACTATGTTTGCcagtgttgttttttatttttccattaataAATGAAGCATTTGTTTGAAAAATCCATCCAAAATTGgttagattgatttttttttcaaatactttaaaatagGTCAAATATAACAAATTGCTTGTTCTATTGAAAAGGGATGTAAATACAGTATATCCCTTATATTAATAtatccttttccttggcctgcacATTTAAAGTTTGAAGTATTGTATGTGTCACATCCCCTAGGATGTACCTGGCAATAAGAAACTTTTACATCCTGTGTTTTGTGAAGAGGTCTCATCACATTTAGAattctttctctttcccttctctgACATCTATCACATCATTAGTCCCCATGAGTCACTGATGTGATTAAGTTGAAAATCAGTTTGACTGTGAAGCTGAACTTAGACTGACTCAGATGTTTGGTTTTCTGGAGCAAAgtatggtttgtttttgttttgttttttccttccagCTTTTGTTCTATaggacaaggggaaaaaaataacagaTGGCAGTAGGGTAACTTATAGAGAGAGCCAAGTACCAAGAGATCTGCACACTTTAGGGTTATTTCATAGTGTGTATGCATTGGTACTAGATAGCCTAAGTGTCTCCTAGGACTTAGAGAATGTTTGTTGGACAAAGGGTGCAGGAAACCTTTCTTATATTAAGTCATACCACCTTTAACCTGTAGATCTTTCATCCAGCCTCCTGTTCCTTGCCATTTCTAAGTTTCCTTAGTGTGAAAGAGACCTCAGCATAAGTCTTGGGTTTTTACATAAGATTGGCTTCAAGAAGCACAAGCTATTCATTCTTCCTGGCAGCATACACCATAAGCCCCTAAACCCTCTACATCCTGCCACCTGCACAGTTGAGAGCCACAAAGCATCCAGTTTATGCATTAATGTATTTGTGCCCCTGGAAATGGGGCAACCATCAGAGGTCTTGATAATGTGGTCATAATTAAAGTGTTATATTAAATAAATGACATGCAAACCACAGGCAGATCAGTGGAGGAGGACATAGATGCTCTGGCTGGCACTATATAATTTTTATAGAAAGGGTATTTCCCATACTTCCTTCTGCAGGTAAACCACTGCTCCCCAAAACCAAATGCAGCACTGACATAAGCTAGCGTAACCTCCATCTAAGTTAATGGGCACTCCACCCATGTACAGCTGGGCAAAATTTGGTTCGTTATTCCAGCCTCTCTTTCAGGGAATCTGAGGCAGATTTCTGGTATTTGCATGTAATTGGGCCCAGGAAGGTTTAGAAAGTTTCTCTTTTGTCTAGTTCCTAATTATCCTCGAGGCTTTTGTGCCTCCAGAACAGCAAGAGGAATTCCTTCCAGAAATCTGTCCGTTCTTACAAGTGACTCTGGTGACACTTCTGCAAAAGCAAAGGAATTCCATTCAATTCAGATTTGTAAACAAAAATTGTCCGCTGGTGATCAACTCTTCCTACACTTCCAGCACCAATTTTTGAATTGATGAGTGATCTGCATATAGCGGTGTGGGCTTGGGATGCTGTTCAGGTCTGGCCATCTGTCTGCATGTTCCTCAATAACCATAAAATAGGGAAATCTCTGAGCATGATAGGTACTAGCTAACAGGAACTCTCCATCCCTATGCCCACAGCAAATGTGGCACCCATGCATCTTGTATCCTTTCAACCTGCTCTGGAGCCATAATGAAGAATTTTCtttaaattacatatttttaaaactcccACTCTAGCTCTCTTGCCTCCCTCtgaaaaattgtatttatttaaggTTCCAATTCTGCCCCCAGTTACAGTTGCAACTTTAAGTCAAGAGAAGCTGCTGGGTGCTAAACACTTTGAAAACCAGAccatttatttagatgcctaaacatAAGTTTTGAAGCCTGGCTTTATGCTTTTTTGCAAATCGTGCCCTTTGAAAGAATGCTCATTTTGGAAAGTTAGGAGGCAGGGTTGGCAcagaatagagagagagaaaaggatcaAAGTAGGGAGCACATGCCAGGATAAGTTGAGGCAACTCCCTGTTAACCTGGTGATGACACAAGCCTGGGCTGCCTAACCCTTTGGACTCCGTTTTAGACCACAATATGATGACCATTTTTTAAACCAGAGAGCATTATCTAAACAAAGAGCACTGATTGGTTCAGGTAAGGGGGGGATAAAACTTGAGGAAGAAGGTTTACAGCCATAAATTGTTCTTCTGTTTTACCTTTATTAACTGAAGATATTTGGATAAGTGTTTATTATGTCCAACCCAGCTTGTCCTATTTAGGCTAGCAGTGACATCCTAATCCTATGTTAACTGATATTGAACTAGAGCTGTAGCATTAGTTATACCATGTGGTAAAGAAGGGATACAAGGAAGGAGAACAATTCATGCTGGCTAATATATAGGAATAACTAAGAAAAACATGTAAATAATTTGTAAGACCTGGTAAAAACATTTCCTTGCCAGGAAAGTCCCCCTGTAAGTGATTGCTGAATTCTACATGGCACTAAGAATGCTGGGAGATGGTTAATTGGAACAGCACTGGTTGAAGTGTTCTGTACCGAAAGCCATAATGTTCTTTACCACCGTAGCACACCCCGTTTTTAACCAGTTAAAATGCCTCCTGTCAGAAATACCTTGGAAGGCTTTCCAATAACTTAAATGAAAGTTTTGTTCAAACTCCTGCATACTGTGTAAGAGAGAGCCCACAAAACTCTACTGTACTAGAGCTTGATTCTGTATGTGGCTATTAAAAAGTTTGTCTTTAAATAAATTTTGAttaatttattcttttttctttttcttttttaagtttcCAAGTGATCTTCTGCCATCCATTAAACTCCTTGGTGCTATGGGCTAGATTCCCAACACAAAGTCCTTTGCTTTGTGTAGGGTGGTCAAAGCCAATCACAAAGCACCTAGTGTTTCTAGGTAGCTATCTTCTTAGCACACATTGCGTTAGTAGTATCTAATAACTGTCAAAAGAGACCCAATGCTTATATCTCTCCACACTGTAAAGTAATTAAATTATTTAGTCAGCTAAGATGTTGGGGAAAAGACACAGCCTGAGTCAGGAGGGCTGCGTTCTGTTCCTGTCTTTGTCATAGACTTGCAAACCTTTGGTAAGtttcttaatctttctgtgcctcattttccctatCAGCAAAGAGGAGCTAATACCTCTCAGATGTGCCATGAGGCATCATTCATTAATTGTTAGGTAATGCTATCAGATTTCCAAATGGAAGTTTTCTACAAAAGTGCTTATTACTTATACATTCTATATTTTAGAGGATCACAAAACGGGTGTTGGAGCTGTTATTTGGGCAGAAGGAAAATCTGTGAGTATGGAAAAATTGTCACTTTGTCTCACACTGGCAGTTTGTACTTTAATTTTGCTCAGCATTGACTATATAACTTTGTAGAAGAGGTGTTTATGCCTTATGTtattaaaaattgcatttttttattcTCTGGTAACCCTAAATTAACTTTTGGTTGATAATTAGGCTGTCAAGATGGATTAGTATGATTGAGTTGGTAAATGCCACAATGTTTGTGCCTAGTTTCTCATCTGTTAGACTCCATAGTAACAGAATTACAGTCATTCCAGGTGTCCTAGCTACAAAGCTTTGCCAGTACTACTAATCCAGCAACATGTGCTGTTCAACAGTGTCACTATTCAGTTCTTCTCCCCTAGAGAAGTCAAAGGGCAACAGTTTACCTGACAAATCCTTGTTTGATGCAACTGTAGTGTTACACCACGTTGAACCTTTTTTTTGCAGCAAATGTCTGGTGAACATGCCTTCTTTGGCTCAGAGTAGGGTTTGAGGGAATGTAAA
The Emys orbicularis isolate rEmyOrb1 chromosome 1, rEmyOrb1.hap1, whole genome shotgun sequence DNA segment above includes these coding regions:
- the CDADC1 gene encoding cytidine and dCMP deaminase domain-containing protein 1 isoform X1; translation: MQSAEGPGDGQVAAGRRVSTAGTQTDSVSGQTPRLSKVNLFTLFSLWMELFPPVEQQKKSQVKKTGLVIVKNIKMVGLHCSSADLHAGQIALIKHGSRLKNCDLYFSRKPCSTCLKMIVNAGVNRISYWPADPEISLQNEASNPTSTEDAKLDAKAVERLKSNSRARVCLLLQPLVCDMVQFVEETSYKCDFIQKIAKSLSGNNADFYTECRQERIKEYERLFLISNEEMHKQILMTMGLENLCENPYFSNLRQNMKDLILLLATVAASVPTFGHFGFYCNGSQQTNDMHHQSLPQEIARHCMIQARLLAYRTEDHKTGVGAVIWAEGKSSCDGTGAMYFVGCGYNAFPVGSEYADFPHMDDKQKDREIRKFRYIIHAEQNALTFRCQEIKPEERSMIFVTKCPCDECVPLIKGAGIKQIYVGDVDVGKKKADISYMKFRELDGVSKFTWQLSPSHTGVHEPTARENGVQKTKSLDEQQHQSKKLCLGNY
- the CDADC1 gene encoding cytidine and dCMP deaminase domain-containing protein 1 isoform X2 — encoded protein: MQSAEGPGDGQVAAGRRVSTAGTQTDSVSGQTPRLSKVNLFTLFSLWMELFPPVEQQKKSQKDRNGTGGPLGDGELVKRVQAEERVKKTGLVIVKNIKMVGLHCSSADLHAGQIALIKHGSRLKNCDLYFSRKPCSTCLKMIVNAGVNRISYWPADPEISLQNEASNPTSTEDAKLDAKAVERLKSNSRARVCLLLQPLVCDMVQFVEETSYKCDFIQKIAKSLSGNNADFYTECRQERIKEYERLFLISNEEMHKQILMTMGLENLCENPYFSNLRQNMKDLILLLATVAASVPTFGHFGFYCNGSQQTNDMHHQSLPQEIARHCMIQARLLAYRTEDHKTGVGAVIWAEGKSSCDGTGAMYFVGCGYNAFPVGSEYADFPHMDDKQKDREIRKFRYIIHAEQNALTFRCQEIKPEERSMIFVTKCPCDECVPLIKGAGIKQIYVGDVDVGKKKADISYMKFRELDGVSKFTWQLSPSHTGVHEPTARENGVQKTKSLDEQQHQSKKLCLGNY